The genomic region ACACAGGGAAAAATTTGTACTACTTGGTTTTGGTGGAGCACAACCAAATATCTCTAAAGAAAAAATTATAGCTACTTTTATCCCTCTTCCACCTTTATCGGAGCAGCACCGCATCGTTACAGCAATCGAAGCAATCTTTGCACAGATAGATATCCTGGAACAAAACAAAGCCGATCTGCAAACAGCTGTCAAACAGGCAAAAAGTAAAATCCTCGACTTAGCTATTCACGGGAAGCTTGTTCCGCAAGACCCTGCCGATGAACCTGCAAGCGTGATGCTGGAAAGACTGCGTGCGGAAAAAGAGGCTAAAATCGCAGCCGGAGAAATGAAACGCGGCAAGAATGATTCGTATATCTATAGGAAGCCTACTGATAATTGTTATTATGAGAAGTTTGACGGGAAAAGTGATGTTTGTATTGATAATGAGATTCCTTTTGAACTACCGGCAAACTGGCAATGGCAAAGGGGTAAAGAGATATTCTGTCCCATGACTACTAAAATTCCGTCTGGACATAATTTTAGATATATTGATATTGATGCTATTGATAATAAGACTCATCGAATTAGATGTTCTAAGCTTATAGAGGTGTCAAAAGCTCCCAGTCGTGCCTCAAGAGAAGTTCAAAACGGAGATATATTGTTCTCTTTAGTTCGCCCCTATTTAAAAAATATTGCACTTGTACTAGAAAATTATTCAGATTGTATTGCATCGACAGGATTTTATGTTTGCCGTCCAAATAAGACGTTGATATCAAAGTACGCTTTTTATATGATGACATCTCAATATGTAGTAAACGGTCTGAATAAATTTATGAAAGGTGATAATTCACCTTCAATTACTGGAGA from Treponema vincentii harbors:
- a CDS encoding restriction endonuclease subunit S, with translation MNTNALRQKILDLAIHGKLVKQDPADEPASVMLEKLRAEKEAKIAAGEIKRNKNDSYIFKYTGTSGKSKTDDNPEGLEHNRHYEKFADGRVKDIEDEIPFAVPEGWAWCRLGEIGVWRAGSTPNRKNIAFYKNGTIPWLLTGDLNDGIITDIPNKITEEAYCQTSLKLNPTNSICIAMYGATIGKLGILSTPTTTNQACCVCSDFKGISNKYLFYFLLQHREKFVLLGFGGAQPNISKEKIIATFIPLPPLSEQHRIVTAIEAIFAQIDILEQNKADLQTAVKQAKSKILDLAIHGKLVPQDPADEPASVMLERLRAEKEAKIAAGEMKRGKNDSYIYRKPTDNCYYEKFDGKSDVCIDNEIPFELPANWQWQRGKEIFCPMTTKIPSGHNFRYIDIDAIDNKTHRIRCSKLIEVSKAPSRASREVQNGDILFSLVRPYLKNIALVLENYSDCIASTGFYVCRPNKTLISKYAFYMMTSQYVVNGLNKFMKGDNSPSITGDNIIKWLYPLPPISEQKRIVTRIGEIFNVLDDIQRDLI